One genomic segment of Burkholderia multivorans ATCC BAA-247 includes these proteins:
- a CDS encoding ABC transporter substrate-binding protein, which yields MPFAPKHLAAALAIVTGAAAGTAAAQVPAGYPGNYQGVIDAAKQEGKLIVYSTTDTGLVRPLIKDFESLYGVKVEYNDMNSTELYNRYISENAASSTSADVLWSSAMDLQVKLVNDGLMASYDSPESAHVPSWAQYQKQAYGTTFEPLAIVYNKRLIPENEVPKTRTDLIKLLASQPDRFKGKLTTYDVEKSGVGFNALTQDAHLNEKVTWELVKAIGATGPKLQSSTGAMMERISSGENLIGYNIIGSYAYAKAKKDKSIGYVFPKDYTQVVSRLATISKKAKNPNAAKLWVDYLLSKRGQTLIANQANLYAIRTDVTGETSAASLTKELGDSLKPIPIGTGLLVYLDQSKRLAFLKQWQQAIKR from the coding sequence ATGCCGTTTGCACCGAAGCATCTCGCCGCCGCGCTGGCGATCGTCACGGGCGCGGCCGCCGGCACGGCAGCCGCGCAGGTCCCGGCCGGGTATCCGGGCAACTACCAAGGCGTGATCGACGCCGCGAAGCAGGAAGGCAAGCTGATCGTCTACTCGACGACCGACACGGGCCTCGTGCGGCCGCTGATCAAGGACTTCGAAAGCCTGTACGGCGTCAAGGTCGAGTACAACGACATGAACAGCACCGAGCTGTACAACCGCTATATCAGCGAGAACGCGGCGAGCAGCACGAGCGCCGACGTACTGTGGAGCTCGGCGATGGACCTGCAGGTGAAGCTCGTCAACGACGGCCTGATGGCGTCGTACGACTCGCCGGAAAGTGCGCACGTACCGTCGTGGGCGCAATACCAGAAGCAGGCGTACGGCACGACGTTCGAGCCGCTTGCGATCGTCTACAACAAGCGGCTCATCCCCGAAAACGAAGTGCCGAAGACGCGCACCGACCTGATCAAGCTCCTTGCGTCGCAGCCCGACAGGTTCAAGGGCAAGCTGACGACGTACGACGTAGAGAAGTCCGGCGTCGGCTTCAACGCACTGACGCAGGACGCGCACCTGAACGAGAAGGTCACGTGGGAGCTCGTGAAGGCAATCGGCGCGACCGGCCCGAAGCTGCAGTCGAGCACGGGCGCGATGATGGAGCGGATCTCGTCGGGCGAGAACCTGATCGGCTACAACATCATCGGCTCCTACGCGTACGCGAAGGCGAAGAAGGACAAGTCGATCGGCTACGTGTTTCCGAAGGACTATACGCAGGTCGTGAGCCGTCTCGCGACGATCTCGAAGAAGGCGAAGAATCCGAACGCCGCGAAGCTGTGGGTCGACTATCTGCTGTCGAAGCGCGGCCAGACGCTGATCGCGAACCAGGCGAACCTGTACGCGATCCGCACGGACGTGACCGGCGAAACGTCGGCCGCGAGCCTCACGAAGGAACTCGGCGATTCGCTGAAGCCGATCCCGATCGGCACGGGCCTGCTCGTCTATCTCGACCAGTCGAAGCGGCTCGCCTTCCTGAAGCAATGGCAGCAGGCGATCAAGCGCTGA
- a CDS encoding response regulator, which translates to MRVLLVEDNPLLAQSLNDALSAARFAVDHMADGEAADHVLRTQDYALVILDLGLPKLDGLEVLRRLRARRNPVPVLILTAHGSVEDRVKGLDLGADDYLAKPFELTELEARARALIRRSLGHEHSRVECGPLAYDSVDRSFRLADEPLPLTPRERSVLEVLILRNGRAINKETLSEKIFGLDESVNADAIEIYVYRLRKKLENSGVAIVTLRGLGYLLEAKADA; encoded by the coding sequence ATGCGTGTGCTGCTCGTCGAAGACAATCCCCTCCTTGCGCAGTCGCTGAACGACGCGCTGAGTGCCGCGCGGTTCGCGGTCGACCACATGGCGGACGGCGAGGCGGCGGACCACGTGCTGCGCACACAGGACTACGCGCTGGTGATCCTCGATCTCGGGCTGCCGAAGCTCGACGGGCTCGAGGTGCTGCGGCGGCTGCGTGCACGCCGCAATCCGGTGCCGGTGCTGATCCTTACGGCGCACGGATCGGTCGAGGATCGCGTGAAGGGTCTCGACCTCGGCGCCGACGACTATCTCGCGAAGCCGTTCGAGTTGACCGAGCTCGAGGCGCGCGCCCGCGCGCTGATCCGGCGCAGCCTCGGCCACGAGCATTCGCGCGTCGAATGCGGGCCGCTCGCCTACGACAGCGTCGATCGCAGCTTCCGGCTCGCCGACGAGCCGCTGCCGCTCACGCCGCGCGAGCGCTCGGTGCTCGAGGTGCTGATCCTGCGCAACGGCCGCGCGATCAACAAGGAAACGCTGTCGGAAAAGATCTTCGGCCTCGACGAATCCGTCAACGCCGACGCGATCGAGATCTACGTGTACCGGCTGCGCAAGAAGCTAGAGAACAGCGGCGTCGCGATCGTCACGCTGCGCGGGCTCGGCTATCTGCTCGAAGCGAAGGCCGACGCGTGA